One Maniola hyperantus chromosome 17, iAphHyp1.2, whole genome shotgun sequence DNA window includes the following coding sequences:
- the LOC117990236 gene encoding uncharacterized protein, which translates to MRWTSLMNENVMRAYYRATGGETGRTGYRAAMYREFLRLEPNLTVTEQNLADRARYIQRSNIFNATELERLRREAVPEVSAPTTEQIDSQAVPAPEETNTISQDLPVEDGTEETVSLDIERMRGILEEAISEIRSAPLESRPRLSRLTLNVATRDVIEAINKMLPQHLESSTGLGDTASILFGAALAVHRFIGAKTPGPGRAAAARRSAEPAWKKRIERRITLARVLIGRLQSFRSGNTRPRIVRSVGIAFNGCGVRLDQPDIAQKLTERIDDLKQKIAAWGNRIRRYSERVERFQQNRLFLSDQKRFYKRLECPAVCSASQRPDPADLVTFWRGVWSREVEHEEGPWIAAIEEACASIEPMNPIAISTEDVAGAVRRAPNWKSPGPDGLHHYWLKGFSVCHATLARQFQEALEQRTLPSLFTTGITHLAPKSTDTTDPAKYRPITCLTTIYKTLTSVLSLKISRHVDENNIISGAQNGCRGGSRGTKELLLIDSVAGHLVKRNRRNFSAAWIDYRKSFDSVPHSWLLRVLELYKVDGTVRDFLGECMGQWSTILCLHGERLADADDRIRIGRGIFQGDCLSPLWFCLSLNPLSTLLEGSGTGFQFRRGGTKVPHLLYMDDLKLLAPNATRLQELLNVTTDFSNSIRMELGLDKCAVMHVERGQVTHSAEMSLEPSTIRTLSEAESYRYLGMSQSLGVKIYAQSKVCEDLQL; encoded by the coding sequence ATGAGATGGACGTCTCTCATGAACGAGAATGTCATGCGTGCGTACTACAGGGCGACAGGAGGGGAAACCGGACGGACTGGCTACCGAGCGGCAATGTACCGCGAGTTCCTGCGGCTCGAGCCGAACTTAACTGTCACGGAACAAAACCTGGCAGACCGGGCTCGGTATATTCAGCGTTCGAACATCTTTAACGCTACCGAGCTCGAACGATTGCGACGTGAGGCTGTTCCAGAAGTGTCAGCACCAACCACAGAGCAAATCGACTCCCAGGCGGTGCCTGCCCCTGAAGAGACGAATACCATCTCACAAGATTTGCCTGTGGAGGATGGCACCGAAGAAACAGTCTCCCTGGATATAGAGCGGATGAGAGGGATTCTAGAAGAGGCGATTTCTGAAATCCGGAGCGCTCCTCTAGAGAGTCGTCCGCGGCTCTCCCGACTCACGCTAAATGTAGCGACGCGGGATGTCATTGAGGCCATAAACAAAATGCTGCCTCAACATCTGGAAAGCAGCACTGGCCTGGGTGATACGGCTTCTATCCTCTTCGGCGCGGCGCTCGCCGTGCACCGATTTATCGGTGCCAAGACTCCGGGACCGGGGCGTGCTGCTGCTGCAAGGCGCAGTGCGGAACCGGCCTGGAAGAAGAGAATAGAACGCCGTATCACTCTGGCCAGAGTCCTCATTGGCAGACTGCAAAGCTTCAGGTCGGGCAACACTAGGCCAAGGATTGTGCGCTCTGTTGGAATTGCGTTTAACGGGTGTGGGGTCAGGCTGGACCAGCCCGATATTGCGCAAAAGCTAACAGAGCGCATTGACGACCTGAAGCAGAAAATCGCTGCATGGGGGAACCGCATCCGACGATACTCGGAAAGAGTCGAGCGATTTCAGCAAAATCGCCTCTTCTTGAGTGATCAGAAAAGGTTCTACAAGAGACTGGAGTGCCCAGCAGTCTGCTCTGCCTCTCAGCGACCGGACCCGGCCGACCTCGTCACTTTTTGGCGGGGTGTGTGGTCGAGGGAGGTAGAGCATGAGGAGGGCCCTTGGATTGCGGCGATAGAGGAAGCATGTGCCTCAATAGAGCCGATgaacccgatcgccatctctaCGGAGGATGTAGCTGGTGCAGTAAGGCGGGCCCCGAACTGGAAAAGCCCGGGACCCGACGGACTACATCACTACTGGCTGAAGGGTTTTTCGGTTTGCCATGCGACCTTGGCTCGACAATTTCAAGAGGCTCTCGAGCAGAGGACACTCCCGAGCCTTTTCACTACCGGGATCACTCATTTAGCTCCAAAGTCCACCGATACCACTGATCCGGCTAAGTACCGTCCTATTACGTGTCTTACTACCATCTATAAGACACTGACATCTGTTTTGAGCCTCAAGATCTCCCGTCACGTGGACGAGAATAACATCATATCTGGGGCTCAAAACGGATGTCGGGGCGGTAGTCGTGGTACTAAGGAGCTCCTTCTCATCGACTCCGTTGCGGGCCATCTGGTCAAACGCAACCGTCGGAATTTCTCCGCCGCCTGGATCGACTACAGAAAGTCATTCGACTCGGTGCCCCATTCATGGCTCCTGAGGGTCCTTGAGCTGTACAAAGTCGATGGTACAGTTCGAGACTTCCTCGGAGAATGCATGGGGCAGTGGAGTACGATTCTGTGTCTCCATGGCGAGCGGCTGGCGGATGCCGATGACCGGATAAGGATAGGAAGGGGTATCTTCCAGGGTGATTGTCTGAGCCCGCTTTGGTTCTGTCTGTCTCTGAACCCACTCAGCACTTTGCTGGAGGGTTCGGGGACAGGCTTTCAGTTTCGGAGAGGAGGGACAAAAGTGCCTCACCTTCTCTACATGGATGACCTCAAACTGCTGGCACCCAATGCCACCCGCCTGCAGGAGCTGCTGAATGTCACCACTGACTTCAGCAATTCCATCAGGATGGAGCTTGGGCTGGACAAGTGTGCGGTCATGCATGTGGAAAGGGGACAGGTAACTCATTCGGCTGAGATGAGTCTCGAGCCGTCCACCATCAGAACCCTCTCTGAAGCTGAGTCATACCGGTATCTGGGCATGTCACAGTCGCTAGGG